One genomic region from Bacteroidales bacterium WCE2008 encodes:
- a CDS encoding UDP-N-acetylglucosamine 1-carboxyvinyltransferase yields MSQFVIEGGHRLSGEITPQGAKNEALQVLNAVLLTDEPVTIDNIPEILDIMNLIELFRSMGVKVTRNSKGSYTFQADNIDKDYVSSKDFVQRCSKLRGSIMVAGPLLARFGKVYFPKPGGDKIGRRRVDTHLVGMMNLGATLEYEKELKAYLLEAKDGLTGKYMLLDEASVTGTANILMAATLAKGATTIYNAACEPYLQQLSKMLVRMGAKIEGIGSNLLTVHGVTRLSGTTHTVLPDMIEVGSFIGMAALTRSSITIKNVSYDNLGIIPEQFRRLGVKLEQRGDDIFVPEQESYVIDSFLDGSIMTIADAPWPGLTPDLLSVMLVVATQCKGSVLIHQKMFESRLFFVDRLIDMGAQIILCDPHRAVVIGHDHNFQLRAGNMSSPDIRAGIALLIAAMSAKGTSRIGNIEQIDRGYEDIDKRLNALGAHISRVED; encoded by the coding sequence ATGAGCCAGTTTGTAATAGAAGGAGGACACCGTCTTTCCGGAGAAATCACCCCGCAGGGAGCAAAGAATGAGGCATTGCAGGTGCTGAACGCCGTACTCCTTACCGATGAACCTGTCACTATAGACAATATCCCGGAAATCCTCGACATAATGAATCTCATCGAGCTTTTCCGCTCTATGGGAGTCAAAGTCACGAGAAACTCCAAGGGGTCCTATACCTTCCAGGCAGACAACATCGACAAGGATTATGTCAGCAGCAAGGACTTTGTCCAGAGATGTAGCAAGCTCAGAGGCTCGATCATGGTCGCAGGTCCGCTTCTGGCCCGTTTCGGCAAGGTTTATTTCCCTAAACCGGGAGGCGACAAGATAGGCCGCCGCAGGGTGGATACCCATCTCGTCGGAATGATGAATCTCGGCGCTACCCTCGAATATGAGAAAGAGCTCAAGGCATATCTGCTCGAGGCCAAGGACGGACTTACAGGAAAGTACATGCTTCTGGATGAGGCATCCGTGACCGGTACTGCCAACATACTGATGGCAGCGACTCTCGCCAAAGGCGCGACCACAATCTACAACGCCGCCTGCGAACCGTATCTTCAGCAGCTCTCCAAGATGCTCGTCAGAATGGGCGCCAAGATCGAGGGCATAGGCTCGAACCTGCTTACAGTCCATGGAGTAACCCGTCTGTCCGGTACGACCCACACCGTCCTTCCGGATATGATCGAGGTCGGCTCGTTCATCGGCATGGCTGCGCTGACACGCAGCTCGATCACCATAAAGAACGTCTCCTACGACAATCTCGGTATCATTCCGGAGCAGTTCCGCCGTCTCGGAGTGAAACTCGAGCAGAGGGGCGACGATATCTTCGTCCCGGAGCAGGAAAGCTATGTCATCGATTCCTTCCTTGACGGATCGATCATGACAATCGCCGACGCTCCATGGCCGGGACTGACTCCTGACCTGCTCAGCGTCATGCTGGTGGTCGCCACCCAGTGCAAAGGCAGCGTCCTGATCCACCAGAAGATGTTCGAGAGCAGGCTCTTCTTCGTCGACCGTCTTATAGACATGGGAGCGCAGATCATACTCTGCGACCCGCACAGGGCCGTCGTCATCGGTCATGACCATAATTTCCAGCTGAGGGCCGGAAACATGTCATCGCCTGATATCAGGGCCGGTATAGCCCTGCTGATCGCTGCCATGTCCGCGAAGGGTACCAGCCGCATCGGCAATATCGAACAGATAGACAGGGGATACGAGGACATCGACAAACGTCTCAATGCCCTCGGCGCCCATATTTCCAGGGTTGAAGATTAA
- a CDS encoding DNA polymerase III, tau subunit, whose amino-acid sequence MADYIVSARKYRPDSFESLIGQDNIVQTLKNSITRGQLAHAYLFCGPRGVGKTSAARIFAKTINCANPTADMEPCCQCESCVSFQEGRSYCIHELDAASNNSVDDIKALIDQVNIPPQIGRYSVYIVDEVHMLSQSAFNAFLKTLEEPPAHAIFILATTEKHKILPTILSRCQTYDFNRISIPDIVQNLKGIAGKENIKIDDESLHVIAMKADGAMRDALTIFDQTVAFCGTDVRYEDVIRNLNVLDYDHCFKLVDSFLAGDYAAALLKFNEILSKGFNALHFVSSLSSHLRDLIVARSGGLDSLLELPESLKERYREQAARSPMQFLYDALSITTACETGYKASVNPRLHIEFALMKLSFLCGVGEVSLRPAAAPARPAAAPAKPAEAAEKAIKPEPVKAEEPSAKPAEEPKPAEKPKPAKEEKPSEEPKPTRRRSVKVPAAGLSINAIKEAEQNGKLSADEDNKEIDRMPEEEALLTAFKGLAKDYGDRPRLATMIENAETEVSEDNGTRVLSFFVQNVAQQDWIKDKMLTDLENKLRLKLNSSRLRMEVLVTPDKEVKHINYTPQEQARELMAGNPEITNLVKDMGLDV is encoded by the coding sequence ATGGCAGATTACATAGTATCAGCACGCAAATACAGGCCGGACTCCTTCGAGTCGCTTATAGGCCAGGACAATATAGTCCAGACTCTTAAGAACTCCATCACAAGAGGCCAGCTGGCGCATGCCTATCTGTTCTGCGGTCCGCGCGGAGTCGGCAAGACCAGTGCCGCGCGAATATTCGCAAAAACCATAAATTGTGCCAACCCGACCGCTGACATGGAGCCATGCTGCCAGTGCGAGTCCTGCGTATCCTTCCAGGAGGGGCGCTCGTACTGCATCCATGAACTCGACGCCGCCTCCAACAACAGCGTCGATGACATCAAAGCCCTGATCGACCAGGTCAACATTCCTCCGCAGATAGGCCGCTACAGCGTCTATATCGTCGATGAGGTCCATATGCTCTCGCAGTCCGCCTTCAACGCCTTCCTCAAGACCCTCGAGGAGCCGCCGGCACACGCGATCTTCATCCTCGCCACTACCGAGAAGCATAAGATTCTCCCGACCATTCTCTCGCGCTGCCAGACCTACGATTTCAACCGCATCAGCATCCCGGACATCGTCCAGAACCTGAAAGGGATCGCCGGCAAGGAGAACATAAAGATTGACGACGAGTCTCTCCATGTAATCGCGATGAAGGCCGACGGAGCCATGCGCGACGCCCTGACCATCTTCGACCAGACGGTCGCATTCTGCGGCACTGACGTCAGATACGAGGACGTCATCCGGAACCTCAACGTACTCGACTACGACCATTGCTTCAAGCTGGTGGACAGTTTCCTTGCCGGAGACTATGCAGCCGCCCTTCTGAAGTTCAACGAGATACTCTCGAAAGGCTTCAACGCCCTGCACTTCGTAAGCTCTCTTAGTTCGCATCTGCGCGACCTGATAGTTGCCCGCAGCGGAGGTCTGGATTCTCTTCTGGAGCTTCCGGAATCCCTGAAGGAAAGATATAGGGAACAGGCTGCCCGTTCTCCGATGCAGTTCCTGTATGATGCGCTTTCGATAACGACAGCTTGCGAGACCGGCTATAAGGCCAGCGTCAATCCGCGCCTGCATATAGAATTCGCCCTGATGAAGCTCAGCTTCCTCTGCGGCGTAGGAGAAGTCTCCCTGAGGCCTGCGGCCGCCCCTGCCAGACCGGCAGCAGCCCCGGCGAAGCCTGCCGAAGCTGCCGAGAAAGCCATAAAGCCGGAACCGGTCAAAGCGGAAGAACCGTCTGCAAAACCGGCGGAAGAACCGAAACCTGCAGAGAAACCGAAACCTGCAAAAGAGGAGAAGCCTTCAGAAGAGCCTAAGCCGACCAGACGCAGAAGCGTAAAGGTACCGGCAGCCGGCCTCTCGATAAATGCAATCAAGGAAGCGGAGCAGAATGGCAAGCTTTCTGCTGACGAAGACAACAAGGAAATCGACAGGATGCCTGAAGAGGAAGCCCTGCTTACCGCCTTCAAGGGTCTTGCAAAAGATTATGGCGACAGGCCGAGACTGGCCACGATGATTGAGAACGCCGAGACGGAAGTTTCGGAAGACAACGGCACCAGAGTGCTGAGTTTCTTTGTCCAGAATGTCGCCCAGCAGGACTGGATCAAAGACAAGATGCTTACCGACCTCGAGAACAAGCTGAGGCTGAAACTCAACTCGTCCAGACTCCGCATGGAAGTGCTTGTAACCCCTGACAAGGAGGTCAAGCATATCAATTACACCCCACAGGAACAGGCCCGCGAACTTATGGCCGGCAATCCCGAGATCACGAATCTCGTCAAGGACATGGGGCTAGACGTATAA
- a CDS encoding lipopolysaccharide export system ATP-binding protein encodes MKLHCENLVKKYGVRTVVKGVSMEVEQGEIVGFLGPNGAGKTTSFYMITGQVVPNEGRIFLDDEDITSLPMFQRSVKGIGYLPQEASVFRKMSVEDNIMSVMEMQPEISREERKARLESLIDEFNLSKVRKSLGIQLSGGERRRCEIARALAVDPKFILLDEPFAGVDPIAVEDIQYIIAKLKYKNIGVIITDHNVGETLAITDRAYLLYEGTILQQGTPESLAADEDVRTKYLGSGFVLKRSVSVERAQKEHAEKMAKSGD; translated from the coding sequence ATGAAACTGCATTGTGAAAATCTCGTAAAGAAATATGGAGTCAGGACAGTCGTAAAAGGCGTGTCCATGGAAGTGGAACAGGGTGAGATCGTGGGATTCCTCGGTCCTAACGGAGCCGGCAAGACCACGAGTTTCTATATGATCACCGGACAGGTCGTCCCTAATGAGGGCCGCATCTTCCTGGACGATGAAGATATCACAAGCCTTCCGATGTTCCAGCGTTCCGTCAAAGGAATCGGCTACCTTCCGCAGGAGGCCTCGGTCTTCAGGAAGATGTCGGTCGAGGACAATATCATGTCCGTCATGGAAATGCAGCCTGAGATATCCCGTGAAGAGAGAAAAGCGCGTCTGGAGAGCCTGATCGACGAGTTCAACCTCTCGAAGGTACGCAAGAGCCTCGGCATCCAGCTTTCCGGAGGCGAGAGACGCCGTTGCGAAATCGCCCGCGCCCTTGCAGTGGATCCTAAGTTCATACTGCTTGACGAGCCGTTCGCAGGAGTCGACCCTATCGCCGTGGAGGATATCCAGTATATCATCGCCAAGCTCAAATACAAGAATATCGGAGTCATCATTACCGACCACAACGTCGGCGAGACTCTCGCCATCACCGACCGTGCCTACCTTCTCTACGAAGGTACGATCCTGCAGCAGGGAACCCCAGAGTCCCTTGCCGCCGACGAAGACGTGCGCACGAAATACCTCGGATCAGGCTTCGTACTGAAGAGATCCGTATCTGTGGAGCGTGCCCAGAAAGAGCACGCCGAAAAGATGGCTAAATCCGGAGATTAA
- a CDS encoding Predicted Zn-dependent peptidase, whose translation MVYAVRRGGSAVGYCALSIKCGTRDENGYHSGIAHFTEHTIFKGTRHKSASVINGYLDKLGGELNAFTTKEEIVLHATVLKEDLRKAGSLLLELATEPTFPENEIRTERGVVIDEIKSYKDSPADDVYDFFEEKIFAGHPLSRPILGTVDSVRKITSEELRQFVGENFRPEKMAFSVVADIDEAKMEKAVKSLIAKYFDGAAAAPVPERRLSVPVGAKFDETVEKHNHEVNAVIGSFAPSLYEEKERLTAILLGNILAGPASNSILNNILREKNGWVYAVESSYTQYSDTGIMAICLGCDRSNLEQCVLAVHKEILKLQTLPLSDARLKAAKKQLLGQLAISSDNGESQCLAMGKSLLSYGTVTADDEVRRRIEAISSEDLRMMACRIFSADKISKLVFL comes from the coding sequence ATGGTTTATGCGGTCCGCCGTGGCGGTTCGGCTGTCGGGTACTGCGCACTGAGCATAAAGTGCGGGACCAGGGACGAGAACGGCTACCATAGCGGGATTGCGCATTTTACCGAGCATACCATATTCAAGGGCACCCGGCATAAGAGCGCGTCGGTGATCAACGGTTATCTGGACAAACTCGGTGGGGAGCTCAATGCTTTTACTACCAAGGAGGAGATCGTGCTGCATGCTACTGTGCTGAAGGAGGATCTGCGCAAGGCGGGGTCTCTGCTCCTGGAGCTAGCCACTGAACCTACTTTCCCGGAGAATGAGATCCGTACCGAGAGGGGAGTGGTCATCGACGAGATAAAGTCGTATAAGGATAGTCCGGCGGACGATGTGTATGATTTTTTCGAGGAGAAGATTTTTGCGGGTCATCCGCTTTCCAGACCGATTCTGGGTACGGTGGATTCCGTCAGGAAGATAACTTCGGAGGAGCTCCGGCAGTTTGTCGGGGAGAATTTCCGTCCGGAGAAGATGGCTTTTTCCGTGGTGGCCGATATAGATGAGGCTAAGATGGAGAAGGCTGTGAAGTCGCTGATAGCGAAGTATTTCGATGGCGCTGCCGCTGCTCCGGTTCCGGAGCGCCGGCTTTCTGTCCCTGTCGGGGCGAAGTTCGACGAGACCGTGGAGAAGCATAATCATGAGGTCAATGCCGTCATCGGAAGTTTCGCTCCGTCGCTGTATGAGGAGAAGGAGAGGCTGACGGCGATCCTGCTGGGAAATATTCTGGCGGGGCCGGCATCGAATTCGATATTGAACAATATTCTGCGCGAGAAGAATGGATGGGTCTATGCGGTCGAGTCTTCATATACCCAGTATTCGGATACTGGGATCATGGCTATATGCCTTGGCTGCGACCGGTCCAATCTGGAGCAATGCGTGCTGGCAGTCCATAAGGAGATCCTGAAACTCCAGACGTTGCCGCTTTCGGATGCGCGGCTGAAGGCTGCGAAGAAGCAGCTTCTGGGGCAGCTCGCAATAAGTTCCGACAATGGGGAGTCGCAGTGCCTTGCTATGGGCAAGAGTCTGCTTTCTTACGGGACTGTGACTGCCGATGACGAGGTACGCCGTCGTATCGAGGCGATTTCTTCCGAGGACCTCCGGATGATGGCATGCCGTATTTTCAGCGCGGATAAGATTTCCAAACTTGTTTTTCTATAG